ttgtattagtacATTTTGCATCTCTAATGACTTACCAAAGATGTCAAGAGCATCAGTGAGATGGTTGGAGTTGCATATTTGAAGCTAGTTGAGGATTCTTGGTTTCGTGGTTGAAAGTGCCAGCCTGGCATCGTTTGCAACATTCAAGCGagtcctcttttttgttttcatCCCCAGCACAGTTGAGAACCCCTTCTCGCACAGATACGTTGTTGAGAATGATACCAACAACTTCAAGGCTCTCTTGGACAGAGTTGGCGAGTCGGCTAGTCGTGAAATCCAAAAGGAATCTGCATTTTGGTtttggaattcgattttcaagcTTCATTGGCACGCATTGTGATCCACTCCCCCTTTGCAGGGAAATCATCATCATGAATGGCCTCATCAGGTACAGAGAAGGGATGAATGATCCACTGAAGACTGGCTGTTTCTTGGTCACTCTCTGGAAAGTAGTGATGCATGCTTGTTTCAAGCCCCTTCAAATGGTCGCTCATCTCTTTGTTGATGGTCTGTAGAAGAGATCCAGTATCATGACTATTCTCCTCAATAAAATGGTCTAGGGTGGGGAACTGGGCGATCACTCCTTTCTCCAAGCGCCGAATCCAGAGTCTCAGTTTCGCCAGAAATGCAGCCACAGTGTGACGGGCATCAATGACAGTCGTGTTTCGGCCCTGGAGTTGCAGATTACCACTGTTCAGCTCTGCAAATATGTCAGCCAAGTAACAAAGTCGAGCAAGCCACTCCTTATCAGTGAACTTGGTAGCAAAAGGATATCCTTTTTGTTCCAGAAATTCCTGAATAGCCTTTCGGAGCTCAATGACACCCTTAAAATACTAagactaagttaacattaatcctaATACCAAATGCTTACTTGATTTTCAGAATTCTTAACATTTTTCTGTCACCCCTCCATTACCCCCGAAAAATTGCTAAATTTACCCCCAGGGGGTAATttacccccaggttgggaaccaatgATGTAGACGAAGAAGAAGGTCACCACAAAACTGATAGGCCTACATGTGTATCTAATGTGTTCATCTCATAAAACAGGTCATAGGTACAATGACTGTGACTGTATTTAACTATAAAACATATTGTTAGCGATTGTATaggtttttaaagagagagagagagagagagaggagagagagagaggagaggagagagagagagagagagagagagagagagagagagagagagagtgtttaatgTCCTTTTTATCAAGACttaggattttaacttttttcaataaaaccgtttttattcataatatttaaatctctatttatcacagatttttacctcctaattaccctccgccaacgaagttggagtggaggttatgttttctcccctgttcgtgtgtgtgtttttttttattgtgaacagttacttggcca
This genomic stretch from Palaemon carinicauda isolate YSFRI2023 chromosome 12, ASM3689809v2, whole genome shotgun sequence harbors:
- the LOC137650755 gene encoding zinc finger BED domain-containing protein 5-like — its product is MVLVEDLPPPRYTCRPISFVVTFFFVYIIGSQPGGKLPPGGKFSNFSGGVIELRKAIQEFLEQKGYPFATKFTDKEWLARLCYLADIFAELNSGNLQLQGRNTTVIDARHTVAAFLAKLRLWIRRLEKGVIAQFPTLDHFIEENSHDTGSLLQTINKEMSDHLKGLETSMHHYFPESDQETASLQWIIHPFSVPDEAIHDDDFPAKGEWITMRANEA